The following is a genomic window from Chryseobacterium ginsenosidimutans.
CGGGTTCGTCCGTAAAGATTTCCATCACTCTACCCGATTCAGGATGATACACTTTGGCAATACTTCTCAGTCCGCTTCCGTTCAGAATCCAGTTGTGGTCGTAGCCTTTTCCTTTTTTCAGCTGGTCATTATCTGCGTTGATGTCTTTTTCGATTGCTTTTGAAACGGTGAAATCAAACGGACTTCCTTTTACGGCTTTTTCTTTGCCAGTCGGAATCAAGGTTTCATTAACAGGTAAGAATTTGTCTGCATAGATCTGCAATTCGTGGTCAGTAATCGTTTTTGTAAAATTCCCTGAAAGATTGAAGTATGAATGTTGGGTAAGATTTACAACCGTTGCTTTGTCTGTCGTTGCTTCATAAGAAATTTCTAAAGCATCGTCGTCTATCAAAGTGTATAAAACAGTTGTCATCAGTTTTCCGGGATAACCTTCTTCGCCGTCTTCACTTGTGTAAGTCAGTTTTAAGGTTGGGAATTTAGCATCTTTTACGGGTTCGATATTCCAAATTTTGGTATGGAATCCTTCTTTTCCGCCGTGAAGGCTGTTGGATCCGTCATTTTTGTCGATGTCGTAAGTTTTGCCTTCCAAAGTGAATTTTGCATTGGCAATTCTGTTTCCGTAACGACCAATCAAGGCTCCGAAATAATATGGATTCCCGGTAAAATAATCTTCAGGCTTTGTAAAGCCTAAAACGACATCTTCATATTTTCCGTTTTTATCGGGAGCCGTCATCGAAGTGATAATTCCACCAAAATTGATGACTTCCACTTTCATCCCGTTTTTGTTGCTTAAAGTATATTTCTTGATAGAATCGCCTTTTGCCGTCACTCCATAGTCCGAAACCTGTATGTTTTCCATATTTTCTGATTGAGTTTTTTGATTAGTTTCTTTTTTATTACAGCCGAAAATACATAAAAGTGCAACAATAATCAGATTATAACTTATTTTTTTCATAGTTTTAATAGTTCTGCAAGTTTAACGATAATAGATTTCATTCCACCTAAGCGTATTCTTAAAATCACGGATTTTTGTATCTTCATCAATAACCAATGATTCGATACCTACAATTTCAGCAAAATCTTCCAATTGTTCCGCACTGATGTTTTCGCTGTAACACGTGTGGTGCGCTCCACCAGCCAAAATCCACGCTTCTGCAGCAGTGTACAAATCTGGAAGCGGCTTCCAAAGAACTCTTGCCACAGGAAGTTTTGGTAATTCTTCGGTGATTTCCAACGCTTTTGTTTTGTTGATTAACAGTCTGAAATGATTTCCAAAATCCATCAAAGCAGCATTTAGAGAATCAATATTTCCCCTCGAATTGAAAACCAGACGAACAGGATCTGCCTTACCGCCAATTCCCAAAGGATGAATCTCGCAAGATGGTTTATCAACCGCCAAAACAGGATCAACTTCCAGCATATGAGAACCTAAAACGGAAGGATTTGAAGGATTTAGATGATATGTATAGTCTTCCATAAAGGCATTTCCGCCTTCAAGACCTTGTCCCATTGTTTTCATGGCGCGAACCAAAGCTGCGGTTTTCCAGTCGCCTTCTCCTGCAAAACCGTAGCCTTTTTCCATTAACCTCTGAACGGCAATTCCGGGAAGTTGTTCCAAACCGTGCAGGTCTTCAAAAGTATCTGAGAATCCTTTGAAATTTCCGTCTTTCAGGAATTTTTCTAACCCTAATTCTATTCTTGCAGCTGCTTCAAGCGATTTTCTGTTGCTTCCGCCTGCAAGAAGAGATTCAGTCATTTTGTATGAAGCTTCATATTCTTCCATCAAAGTTTTGATTTCGCCTTCACCAATGGAATTGACAACGCTTACCAAATCCCCGATTCCCCAAGTATTTACTGAAAATCCAAATTTGGTTTCCGCTTCTACTTTGTCGCCATCGGTTACGGCAACATATCTCATATTGTCCCCAAAACGAGCAAATTTTGCGCCCTGCCAATCGTCCCAGCCTGCTACAACACGACTCCATTCTCCAATCTGTCTCTGAACTCTTTCTTCTGTCCAATGTCCCACAACCACTTTTCTGTTTTTACGGAGACGGCTTACCATAAATCCAAATTCACGGTCACCATGAGCTGCCTGATTTAAGTTCATAAAATCCATATCCATCGTAGCCCACGGAATATCCTGATTAAACTGTGTGTGAAGATGCAACATTGGTTTTTGTAAAGCGGTCAATCCACGAATCCACATTTTTGCAGGAGAAAACGTATGCATCCAAGTTACTATACCAATACAGTCTTTCGCGAAATTGGCGGCTGTAAGTGTTTCAAAAATTTCTTCCGTTGTTTTTACGGTTGATTTTAAAACCACTTTTACCGGAATGGATGAAGATGCATTTAAAGCTTCCACTATTTTACCGGAATGTTCGGCAACCTGAGCTAAGGTTTCAGGTCCGTATAAATGCTGGCTTCCGGTGATGAACCAGATTTCTTTTGTATTGAGAGGTGTTAACATATTCTTATAAATGATAATTGATTGTTATGTATTTTATTGCCCGTAATAGGCATTTTTACCGTGTTTACGTTCGTAATGTTTTATGATAAGAGAATCTTTCAAACGCAGTGCATTTGGGTTGATCTGTTTTGTGAGATACGCCATTTCTGCAATTGTTTCCAACACTTTGCTGTTGTAGACTGCTTTATCTGCATCTTTTCCCCAAGTGAATGGTCCGTGATTTCCGATAAGTACCATTTCCACTTCTTCGTAAGACAATTCTTTTTCTTTGAAGCAATCGAGAATCTGAATTCCTGTATTGTATTCATAGTTTCCTTCAATTAAATCATCTCTCATTGGTGGTGCGCAAGGAATATCTGTCGTTAAATGGTCTGCATGTGTGGTTCCGAAAATCGGAATATCCATCTGAGCCTGTGCCCAAGCAACAGAATAAATGGCGTGGGTGTGTGAAATTCCGCCAATTTTTTCCCAGTTTTTGTAAAGGTAAGCGTGGGTTTTGGTATCGGAAGATGGTCTTAATTTCCCTTCGACCAAATTGGCATCGTAATCTAAAATCACAATGTCTTCTGGCTTTAAAAGCTCGTAAGGAACGCCGCTTGGTTTGATGGCAAAGATTCCTTTTTCACGGTCGACAGCACTTACGTTCCCGAATGTGTAAACGACAAGCTTCAAGGCATCCAACTGCATATTGGCTTCGTAACATTCTCTTTGGAGTTCTTTATAGATGCTCATTTTATTATATTTTTTTAACGCAAAAGGAGCGCAAAGTTTTTCATTTATTTTTTAAAGTTTCTTTTGACAAACTTCTTGGTTATAACCTTCTCTTGTTTTATGTTGAATCTACAGCCCGGCTTGAGCGGAAATCCTTTTTTGTATTGGCAAAAGCGTTGGTAAAAAAGATTGGGAGCGGAAGACGGATAAAGCTGCCATAAAAAATATTCTGATTTTAGTTGGTTACTGATTTAGGTTTCTTACTTTTCTGTTTTAAAGTGTTTTCTGTAAAATCGGCAAGAATCTGATATTGGTTCATCAATTCAGCATATTTCTTTACTTCTTCAGGTTGAGGCAAATATTCGGCTTCGAAATCGGAACCCATTTTCAGGCTCGCTTCCTGAACATTGGAATAAATTCCTGCTGCAACGGATGCATATATCGCCGCTCCCAAAGCCGGAGCTTGGTCGGATGCAGCCACTACAATCGGCATATTCAGGACGTTTGCTAAAGTCTGCATAATAAATGGAGATTTTCTGGCTACACCGCCAATTCCAATTACTTTTTTGATTTTCACACCTTCTTCGAAACGGTCAACGATTTTCTTGGAACCGAAACAAATGGCATTCACCAAAGCTTTGAAAATATGTGGCGCTTTTGTACCGAGTGAAAGGTTGCTGATAGCGGCTTTCAGTTCCTGATTGGCATCGGGCGTTCTTCGTCCGTTAATCCAGTCTAAAGCAATAGGAACAGCTTCGGACAAAGGGATTTTTTCGGCTTCTAAAGTGAGATTGCGGATGAGATTATTTTCTATTTCTTCCTTTAATTGTTGTTTTTGATGTTCATCGATGATATTAGAATTCATCAGAATATTTTGAGTTGGCCACATCAGAATATCTTTGTACCAAGCCAACAAATCTCCGAACGCCGACTGACCGGCCTCAAGACCAATCAATCCCGGAATAACGGAACCATTTACCTGTCCGCAAATGCCTTTAACGGTTTTATCCTGAATAATTTCGTTGGGTGCAACCATAATATCGCAGGTAGAAGTTCCCATGATTCTGATGAGGGTATTTTCCTCCACTTTTGCACCGACTGCTCCGGAATGGGCGTCGAAAGTACCTACGGCAATTAAAGTATTAGTGGTTAATCCCAGTTTTGCCGCCCATTCTTCGTTCAAATTTCCAGCAATCTCATCGGAAGTATAGGTTTTATCATACAATCTATCCCGAAGTTCGGCTAAAGACGGGTCTAACTCACCGAGAAACTTTTTTGAAGGCAATCCGCCCCACGATTCGTGCCACATTGCTTTGTGACCGGCTGCGCAACGGCTTCTTTTGAATGTCACCAAATCCTGATTATCAGAAAGAAGAAATGTAATATAGTCACAATGTTCCATCCAGCTGTAAGCCGCATTTTTTACATTTTCATCAACTCTGTTGATGTGAAGAATTTTTGCCCAAAACCATTCGGAAGAATAGATTCCCCCTTCAAATTTGGTATAATCTTCACCGCCCCAGTTTCTTGCTAAGTGGTTGATTTCTTCTGCCTCGTTAATAGAAGTATGGTCTTTCCATAACACCATCATCGCATTGGGATTTTCTTCAAATCCAGGAGTTAAAGACAATGCAATTCCTTCTTTATTTACTGGAAGCGGCGATGAACCTGTGGTATCAATACAAATGCTGACAATATTTTCCGGCGCTACTCCACTTTCTTTTACCACATCAAAAATGGTTTTTTCCAAACCTTCGATATGGTCTAAAGGATGCTGACGGAATTGGTTTTCTTCCGGTTTGCAGAATTTTCCTTCTTTCCATCTTTGGTAATAGCTTACGGATGTAGCGAGTTCTGTTCCGTTTTCTGTATCAATCAGGACTGCACGAACGGAATCTGTTCCATAATCTAATCCGATAACGTATTTCTTCATGTAGAGATGAATTAAATTTAATAATGTTTTACGTTTCTCTTTTTGTATGTGAGAAAAACAAATATAAGATTCTATTTTAAATAAATGTAAGCAATACACTTAATTTTAATTTTTCCTTTATTGATGGAGCTTAAGTATTATTTAATCTTTAAAACAACAAAAGAATTGGCTGGAATTTCAACTGTGAATCTCCCGTTTTTAATCACAGAATTCTCTTCAAAAGGTTTTATGTTTTCTGTTTCAAAATTATTTTCACTCAAAAGTTGTGACGCTGTCAAGGTTGTTTTGGTTAATTTGCTTCCTAATTTTATGTTTTTCGGATTGATTTCAATTGATTTTTCCTGAGAATCTGTATTGACAATTTTGATAATCACTTCATTATTTTTCCTGTCTTTCACGGCGGATGCAAAAAGCTGATTCTGTCCTTTTACAGCATTTCCGTTTTCAGAAATTTTAATTAAATCGGTTCCTTTATTGTTGGAGAATAATTTTTGAACGTAGTAATTTGGCGTTGCATACGACTGAAGATTGTTGAACCAAATTAAATCCGGCGTCCATTGCCAACCGTCTGCGTGGGCAAAAAGCGGAGCATAGGAAGTCATTGTTACTACATCTGCATTTCTTTCTAATCCAGTCATAAAAGCTGCTTCTGACAATGCAGTCTGCCAGTTATTTTTATTGTCAGGTTTTACAACTCCGACTGATTGAGCAGCATATTCTCCGGCAAAAACTTTGGGTCCGGAACGGTCGTAAGCATCATATCTTCCGGCATTTTGTGTAAACCATTCGGGCGAATTGTAATAATGTTCGTCGACAATTTGTGCGTTGAGTTTTTTGAGTTCTTTCCAGCCATATTCAAAGAATTCTCCGTCGGGCGATGGTCCGCTCCCTGAAATGATTTTAATATCAGGATATTTAGCGTGGATGGCTTTTTCAAAAATTTTGTAACGCTCGATATAATCTTCTCCCCATTGCTCGTTCCCGACGCCAATATATTTCATATTGAATGGTTGCGGATGCCCCATTTCAGAACGGATTTTACCCCATTTCGTTTTAATATCTCCGTTAGCAAATTCGATTAAATCTAAAGCATCCTGAACAAATGGATTTAATTCTTCCAAATGAACCAATTCACCAGTGTTGAACTGACAAGCCATTCCGCAACTCAAAATCGGTAATGGTTCTGCACCCAAATCTTCAGAAAGCTGAAAATATTCATAAAAACCTAAGCCGAACGACTGGTAATAATCGGGAGCAAGACGGTGTGCAAACCCAGAACTCCATTTGTTGATAATATATTCTCTGTCTGCAACATTTCCCAGAGTTTTCTTCCATTGATATCTTTCGGCAAGCGTTCTGCCTTCTACGATACAACCTCCGGGAAATCTTAAAAATCCGGGTTGCAAATCGTATAATTTCTGAACCAGATCTTTTCTTAAACCACCCTTTCTTCCTTTCCACGTATCTTGCGGAAAGAGGGAAATCATATCCATATTCACCACGCCGCTTCCAGTAAAAGTGATTTGCAGTTTTGCTTTTTCAACCGTTTTTGATAAAGAAAAAACTGCGGCATATTTTTGCCATCCTTTCCCTTTTATAAGTATAGGAACGGTGGAAATTACTTTTCCATTTTCATCAGTGAGACTTGCAGTGATCGCAGAAATATTTCCGGAAACATTTTCTAAATTAAAACTAAAATCATATTTGGCATCTTTATGAAGACCAATTCCCCGGAAACCTTCATTCTCCAAAATGTAATTTTTATCATTGTAAACGGTTATTCTTGCGTAGTTTTTATTAGTTTTAGAATCGTCAGAATAAATCGTTAGAAAACCGGAATCCAAATTCGGAGAAAGGGTTTTCGTGTTTTGTTGTTTCCAACCCGTTAAAGGTTCATCAAATTCAAAGCTGCGGTTCTTGATAAGCTCAGCATAAATTCCACCATCGGCTGCAAAATTGATATCTTCAAAGAAAATCCCGTACATCGTAGGCTGAATTTTGATGTTGGTAAAAGTTCCGCCTAAATCTAAAGTAAACTTTGCCGTCTGTGCAGATGAAAATGCAAAGCAACCTGAGAGAAAAATGGTGAAGATTTTATTTTTCATTTATTATAAATTTTGAATTGATCCAGTTTGAAAATTGTTTAAACTTATTTGACTTTCAACTGAATACTTTTTAATTCCGAGTTTTTTGAAGTTCCGCCGTAGAAAATCGTATAATCTCCAGGTTTTGAAATTAAATCATCAGCTTTTTCGTCGTAAAACTTAAATGACTCATTGGAAATCATCAATTGGATACTTTTTGTTTCTTTTGCTTTAATCAAACCTTTTTCAAAAGCTCTTAAAGTCTTTGCAGGAGCCAAAGCATCGTTATTTCTTTTCACATAAACCTGCACCACTTCTTCCCCATCTCTTTCAGAAATATTGGTAACAGGAACCGTTATGGTAATATTTTCATTAGAACCAATATCATTTTTACTCAGTTTTGCATTGCCATAAGTAAATTTTGAGTAGCTCAAACCGTGACCAAATGCATATAAAGGATCTTCGGTCATATAGCGATAGGTTCTTCCTTTCATATCATAATTCTCAAAACCCTGATGCTTGCTTGTGGTCGAAAGGGCATTATCCAATTGCTCAAGATTTTTGTAAAAAGTAATCGGCAATCTTCCGGAAGGATTGTAATCTCCCGCCAGAACATCGGCAACGGCAGTTCCGCTGGATTGTCCGCCATACCAGGCGTTTAGTAAAGCGTCATAATTTTTTTCGTCCTGCTGCAAACCAAGTGCGCTTCCTGTACAGAGTACAAAAACAACAGGTTTTCCTGTTTTTCTTAATTCTGCCAACAATTCTCGCTGAACTTTCGGAAGCTCGATCGAAGTTTTATCGCCGCCTTTGAAACCTTCAGCACTTACCTGCATTTCTTCACCTTCCAGACTTGGGGAAAGTCCGCCTGCGAAAATAATTACATCTGCATCTTTCACTTTATTTCTTACTGAGGCGAAATTTACCGGGTCTTTTCTGTACACTTCAAAGACAATACTTACATATTTTCCTTTTTGACTGTGTCGAAGTTCTACTAAATATTCTTTCCCTTTCTCCATTTTCACAGGAAATTCTGAAGGATGTCTTGCATCGGGGCCTTTTCTTGTTGCGATTTCTTTACCATCAATAAAAAGTGTGTACATATCTGATGTTGCCGCAGAAAAAATAACTTCACCCGTAAAATTGCTTTTGAAAACACCTGAAATTCTTGCTGAAGTATTTTCTCTTGCAACTCCCGGTGCGAGCTGAGTTCCGCCAAAACTATTGTAGGTAATTCCGGTTTTATTGACTGAAATATTGGCCGGATTTCCTTTGAATTCATTATTATTAAAAAACTCCACCTTCATTCCTTTTTCGCCATTTTTCTGGTTAAGAAAGTTCTGGTAAAGGGATGTTCTGGACGAAGGATCTGCAACCTCGCTTCCTTTTTCGTAAATGATTTTTGCATTTGAGAATTTGGCTTTAATTCCGTCTAAAATCGTTACCGTTGACGAAGGTGTTCCATTGTAATTACCCAACTGCATAATTCCGTCATCAGCGTTTGGACCGACAACTGCAATTTTTTTGATATTTTTATTTAAAGGAAGAATATTTTTCTCATTTTTCATCAGAACAATAGACTTTTGAGCCATTTTCAATGCCTGTTCTTTGTGCTCTTTAGAATCTACGGTAGAAAAAGGGATATTGTTCCAATGAACTGATGATTTTGGGTCAAGCATTCCCAATTCAAACCAGCCTTTCAGGATTCTGCGCATTGAAATATCGAGATCTTTTTCTGTAATTAATCCGCTTGCCAGAGATTTATTAAGATTGTTATACGTATCTCCACATTCCAGATCTGTAGAATGTTTCAAGGCATCTGCTGCGGTTGTTTTTTCATCGGGATGTGTTCCGTGGTATTTTTCCTGATAGAAATCTGCCAAAGCCCAACAATCGGAAACTACCATTCCGTCGTATTTCCATTTGCCACGAAGAATTTCTGTGAGCAATGTATTGTTTGCACAACACGGTTGTCCATCGAAAGCGTTATAGGCACACATTACTTCTCTCACATTTCCTTCCAAAACCAATGCTTTGAAAGCCGGAAGATAGGTTTCATAGAGATCTCTTCTGGAAATTTCGGCGTTATAGGAATGTCGGTTCCATTCAGGACCGCTGTGAACGGCAAAATGCTTAGCGCAAGCATGTGTTTTAAAATATTTAGGATCATTTCCCTGTAAACCTTTTACTGCAGCAACACCCAAAACAGAGGTAAGGTAAGGATCTTCACCGTACGTTTCCTGACCTCTTCCCCATCTCGGATCACGAAAAATATTGATATTAGGAGTCCAGAATGTAAGACCTTCGTAACGTCCTGTTTTACTCGCTTCATCAAAAGACTTATTGTATTTTGCGCGGGCTTCGTCTGAAATCATTTCAAAAGTTTTGAGATGTTCCGGAACGTCCCAGGCTGCAGCCAGCCCAATCGCCTGAGGGAAAACGGTAGCCGTTCCTGCTCTTGCAACACCGTGAAGTGCTTCATTCCACCAGCCGTAAGCCGGAATTTCCAGTCTGGGAACAGCTTTGGAATTATCCATCATCATTCCGATTTTTTCATCGACGGTTAATAATCCTAAAAGATTTTCAATTCTTTGTTCAACCGGAAGATTGGGATTTCGAAACGGATATTTATAATTCTGAGCATAACTAAATGCACAGACCAAAACTGATATGGTTAATAAAATTTTATTCATATGGTTGATTTTAAATCATTTTTTCATTAATATATCACGAATATTATCATCTAATATTGCTTTGTATTATGATAAAGACAAATATAAGATTCTATTTTAAATAAATGTACATATCACACTTAATTCTAAATATTATTTAAAAGTCACCGAAATCAACCGATGACCTTTTAAAAAAATTCAATTTGCAAATATGATTGAGCTTATTGCTTTATAAATTTACTTGTGACATTTTTCCCTGAAGCAGATATCTCAATAAAATATACTCCGGAAGGAAGTTTTGAAACATCAATTCTGTTTTTACCGTTGGTTAGTTTTGTTTTGTAAGAAACTTTGCTCCCTTTTGCATCAATGATAGAATAAGTTGCATCTGCCGACTTCCAATCAACAAATAATTCATTTTTGGCAGGGTTTGGATATAGAATAATGTCGTCTTTGGTCGCTATTACATTATCAATCCCAAGCGTAGCAAAGCTTAAAGGAAGGAAATTACTCGTGTATGTATTTTCTTCAGTAAGATATCCCTGGAATGAACTGATTATCGGTTCGTTACCCGCGGTTACTTTATAAAACCCTGTAACTCCGTTTTCAGTTTTCAGTATATATCCTCCTGCTGCCACTTTTATAGACTGATAAACACCGTTTATCTGATTGACCGTAATTGCTTTTGGTGTAGATACAGCACCTGATCCTGTAAATGTTTTACTTCCGGTAGCGTTGATTAATACAGGAGTATTGGCAGGAATTACCCCATTGGAAATCTGTGTACACACCACATTTCCGGAACCTGGCTGCATCATGTATGCCGTAACTCCTGAAGGAATGGCTG
Proteins encoded in this region:
- a CDS encoding L-ribulose-5-phosphate 4-epimerase codes for the protein MSIYKELQRECYEANMQLDALKLVVYTFGNVSAVDREKGIFAIKPSGVPYELLKPEDIVILDYDANLVEGKLRPSSDTKTHAYLYKNWEKIGGISHTHAIYSVAWAQAQMDIPIFGTTHADHLTTDIPCAPPMRDDLIEGNYEYNTGIQILDCFKEKELSYEEVEMVLIGNHGPFTWGKDADKAVYNSKVLETIAEMAYLTKQINPNALRLKDSLIIKHYERKHGKNAYYGQ
- a CDS encoding ribulokinase yields the protein MKKYVIGLDYGTDSVRAVLIDTENGTELATSVSYYQRWKEGKFCKPEENQFRQHPLDHIEGLEKTIFDVVKESGVAPENIVSICIDTTGSSPLPVNKEGIALSLTPGFEENPNAMMVLWKDHTSINEAEEINHLARNWGGEDYTKFEGGIYSSEWFWAKILHINRVDENVKNAAYSWMEHCDYITFLLSDNQDLVTFKRSRCAAGHKAMWHESWGGLPSKKFLGELDPSLAELRDRLYDKTYTSDEIAGNLNEEWAAKLGLTTNTLIAVGTFDAHSGAVGAKVEENTLIRIMGTSTCDIMVAPNEIIQDKTVKGICGQVNGSVIPGLIGLEAGQSAFGDLLAWYKDILMWPTQNILMNSNIIDEHQKQQLKEEIENNLIRNLTLEAEKIPLSEAVPIALDWINGRRTPDANQELKAAISNLSLGTKAPHIFKALVNAICFGSKKIVDRFEEGVKIKKVIGIGGVARKSPFIMQTLANVLNMPIVVAASDQAPALGAAIYASVAAGIYSNVQEASLKMGSDFEAEYLPQPEEVKKYAELMNQYQILADFTENTLKQKSKKPKSVTN
- a CDS encoding aldose epimerase family protein; translated protein: MKKISYNLIIVALLCIFGCNKKETNQKTQSENMENIQVSDYGVTAKGDSIKKYTLSNKNGMKVEVINFGGIITSMTAPDKNGKYEDVVLGFTKPEDYFTGNPYYFGALIGRYGNRIANAKFTLEGKTYDIDKNDGSNSLHGGKEGFHTKIWNIEPVKDAKFPTLKLTYTSEDGEEGYPGKLMTTVLYTLIDDDALEISYEATTDKATVVNLTQHSYFNLSGNFTKTITDHELQIYADKFLPVNETLIPTGKEKAVKGSPFDFTVSKAIEKDINADNDQLKKGKGYDHNWILNGSGLRSIAKVYHPESGRVMEIFTDEPGVQFYSGNFLDGKFDTKTGGKNEFRTGFCLETQHFPDSPNQTSFPSTELKPGQKYQTKTIYKFSVKK
- a CDS encoding alpha-L-arabinofuranosidase C-terminal domain-containing protein, with translation MKNKIFTIFLSGCFAFSSAQTAKFTLDLGGTFTNIKIQPTMYGIFFEDINFAADGGIYAELIKNRSFEFDEPLTGWKQQNTKTLSPNLDSGFLTIYSDDSKTNKNYARITVYNDKNYILENEGFRGIGLHKDAKYDFSFNLENVSGNISAITASLTDENGKVISTVPILIKGKGWQKYAAVFSLSKTVEKAKLQITFTGSGVVNMDMISLFPQDTWKGRKGGLRKDLVQKLYDLQPGFLRFPGGCIVEGRTLAERYQWKKTLGNVADREYIINKWSSGFAHRLAPDYYQSFGLGFYEYFQLSEDLGAEPLPILSCGMACQFNTGELVHLEELNPFVQDALDLIEFANGDIKTKWGKIRSEMGHPQPFNMKYIGVGNEQWGEDYIERYKIFEKAIHAKYPDIKIISGSGPSPDGEFFEYGWKELKKLNAQIVDEHYYNSPEWFTQNAGRYDAYDRSGPKVFAGEYAAQSVGVVKPDNKNNWQTALSEAAFMTGLERNADVVTMTSYAPLFAHADGWQWTPDLIWFNNLQSYATPNYYVQKLFSNNKGTDLIKISENGNAVKGQNQLFASAVKDRKNNEVIIKIVNTDSQEKSIEINPKNIKLGSKLTKTTLTASQLLSENNFETENIKPFEENSVIKNGRFTVEIPANSFVVLKIK
- the araA gene encoding L-arabinose isomerase, with translation MLTPLNTKEIWFITGSQHLYGPETLAQVAEHSGKIVEALNASSSIPVKVVLKSTVKTTEEIFETLTAANFAKDCIGIVTWMHTFSPAKMWIRGLTALQKPMLHLHTQFNQDIPWATMDMDFMNLNQAAHGDREFGFMVSRLRKNRKVVVGHWTEERVQRQIGEWSRVVAGWDDWQGAKFARFGDNMRYVAVTDGDKVEAETKFGFSVNTWGIGDLVSVVNSIGEGEIKTLMEEYEASYKMTESLLAGGSNRKSLEAAARIELGLEKFLKDGNFKGFSDTFEDLHGLEQLPGIAVQRLMEKGYGFAGEGDWKTAALVRAMKTMGQGLEGGNAFMEDYTYHLNPSNPSVLGSHMLEVDPVLAVDKPSCEIHPLGIGGKADPVRLVFNSRGNIDSLNAALMDFGNHFRLLINKTKALEITEELPKLPVARVLWKPLPDLYTAAEAWILAGGAHHTCYSENISAEQLEDFAEIVGIESLVIDEDTKIRDFKNTLRWNEIYYR
- a CDS encoding glycoside hydrolase family 3 C-terminal domain-containing protein; translation: MNKILLTISVLVCAFSYAQNYKYPFRNPNLPVEQRIENLLGLLTVDEKIGMMMDNSKAVPRLEIPAYGWWNEALHGVARAGTATVFPQAIGLAAAWDVPEHLKTFEMISDEARAKYNKSFDEASKTGRYEGLTFWTPNINIFRDPRWGRGQETYGEDPYLTSVLGVAAVKGLQGNDPKYFKTHACAKHFAVHSGPEWNRHSYNAEISRRDLYETYLPAFKALVLEGNVREVMCAYNAFDGQPCCANNTLLTEILRGKWKYDGMVVSDCWALADFYQEKYHGTHPDEKTTAADALKHSTDLECGDTYNNLNKSLASGLITEKDLDISMRRILKGWFELGMLDPKSSVHWNNIPFSTVDSKEHKEQALKMAQKSIVLMKNEKNILPLNKNIKKIAVVGPNADDGIMQLGNYNGTPSSTVTILDGIKAKFSNAKIIYEKGSEVADPSSRTSLYQNFLNQKNGEKGMKVEFFNNNEFKGNPANISVNKTGITYNSFGGTQLAPGVARENTSARISGVFKSNFTGEVIFSAATSDMYTLFIDGKEIATRKGPDARHPSEFPVKMEKGKEYLVELRHSQKGKYVSIVFEVYRKDPVNFASVRNKVKDADVIIFAGGLSPSLEGEEMQVSAEGFKGGDKTSIELPKVQRELLAELRKTGKPVVFVLCTGSALGLQQDEKNYDALLNAWYGGQSSGTAVADVLAGDYNPSGRLPITFYKNLEQLDNALSTTSKHQGFENYDMKGRTYRYMTEDPLYAFGHGLSYSKFTYGNAKLSKNDIGSNENITITVPVTNISERDGEEVVQVYVKRNNDALAPAKTLRAFEKGLIKAKETKSIQLMISNESFKFYDEKADDLISKPGDYTIFYGGTSKNSELKSIQLKVK